The genomic region CCACTTCTTGGTTTTAGCCTTGGGAGCCCCTCTTTCTTCGAATTTTTGGAGAATATAAAGAATCGCGTCAGACCAGATACTAGACGGCCCGTCCACTGCGTTTGTTATTACCGAAACAGATATGTTGTGTTGGGGAACTGCCACGGTTTGAGTTAGAAATCCTGGGAACGCTCCCATATGGCCAAACCAATCCCAGTGTCCTGTTTTACCTATCATGGTCCCGAGACCGTAATATCTTTCTTCGTATTCGGAATGGTTCTTCCAATGGATGCGGGTCATCTCCTTACGACTAGATCGAGTCAAAATGCTCCGTTTTGCATCGGGGTCGAGTGTCGAAAAAAATAGNGAGAGATCTGCGGCTGTGGCCAAAAATCCTGTGGCGGGAGCCAGGGCATTTGTTGGATCATCCCCGGGTATTATCACCCGGTAGCCCAGCGGTAGTTTTCGACTGTGCCCTTGGGCAATGGGAACAGTAGGTGGTACGGGAGTGTCAGGCAAAGTCTCCTCAAGTTTACTTCCATCTACAATTAGCCTTTTCACACACTCGCAATATGCTTCCCCCGTAACGGACTCTATAATCAACCCTAGGAGNCCGAAAGCATGATTAGAATATTTAAACTGTGAACTGGGTTCGAGAATTAGGGGATCTCTTAATTCAGTGCGAAGTTCTTTTGCATTCAGGAAGGGTCTGCGGTTGCGCCAGTACCCAGCATCATTTCCGTCTCGGACTATTCCAGAGCTATGGGATAACAGCTGGGAAATTCTTGTTTCGGCTATGGTGGGATGCAGCCCATCGATGTAGAGGCCGGCCGGGTCNTCGAGCCGTAGCATCTCTTTTTCACAAAGGCGCAAAACAGCCGCTGCCGTGAATGTTTTGGAATGCGAAGCTACTCTAAATCGGTGGCGAGGGGTAAGCTTTTGCCCAGTGACAATGTTGGCAACCCCGAACGCTTTTTCCAGGACAAGTCGTCCTTTCGATGCAATGGCAACAACGCATCCCGGTTGTTCCGTGAGTTGCATTTGGAAATCGAGCCATTCAGGAATGTAGTGTAGCGCTGACTTGAGCCATGCCTCCATAGTCATTCTCTATCGGCTATTCCATTTTCGAATTATTTCCATATAGGCAGCTTCTGCTTCAGTAATTTTTTCTACCACACAATATTCATCGGTTTTGTGCGCCATGTACGGTTCTCCAGGACCCAGTATGATAGTAGGGGCGCCGCCGTAGGCAGGGGTAAGAACNGAGGCGTCCGTA from Rhodospirillaceae bacterium harbors:
- a CDS encoding serine hydrolase; translation: MEAWLKSALHYIPEWLDFQMQLTEQPGCVVAIASKGRLVLEKAFGVANIVTGQKLTPRHRFRVASHSKTFTAAAVLRLCEKEMLRLXDPAGLYIDGLHPTIAETRISQLLSHSSGIVRDGNDAGYWRNRRPFLNAKELRTELRDPLILEPSSQFKYSNHAFGLLGLIIESVTGEAYCECVKRLIVDGSKLEETLPDTPVPPTVPIAQGHSRKLPLGYRVIIPGDDPTNALAPATGFLATAADLSLFFSTLDPDAKRSILTRSSRKEMTRIHWKNHSEYEERYYGLGTMIGKTGHWDWFGHMGAFPGFLTQTVAVPQHNISVSVITNAVDGPSSIWSDAILYILQKFEERGAPKAKTKKWEGRWWDLWNTLDFVAMGDRVLITXPSLQVPFRDASEITLTGRDKGKISAAPGLKNFGETARLIRGPTGLARIAWLGGTKLSTKHRVASDLKKKYES